In the Flagellimonas sp. HMM57 genome, one interval contains:
- a CDS encoding cupin domain-containing protein, which yields MGKKPKIASTQNLEKDFLGGLRNVILTSDETDGDIYLVQGIMPKGSAVPVHIHELEDEIFHVLEGSVELVLGEETIEGKKGDIIYLPRGIKHGIKTLGDETAKVLNYVIPGKNFEAFFDKMNHIGLDASKEEKAKIAVEYGIRFL from the coding sequence ATGGGCAAAAAACCAAAGATAGCTTCGACCCAAAACCTGGAAAAGGACTTTTTGGGCGGGTTGCGAAATGTCATCTTAACATCGGATGAAACGGATGGCGACATCTATCTTGTTCAGGGCATCATGCCCAAGGGAAGTGCCGTTCCGGTACACATACATGAGCTGGAAGATGAAATATTCCACGTATTGGAAGGGAGCGTTGAATTGGTTTTGGGAGAAGAAACAATAGAAGGAAAAAAGGGCGATATTATCTATTTGCCACGCGGCATTAAGCACGGAATAAAAACACTTGGAGATGAAACCGCCAAGGTGCTCAATTACGTTATCCCCGGAAAAAACTTTGAAGCGTTCTTCGATAAGATGAATCATATAGGCCTGGATGCATCCAAAGAAGAAAAAGCAAAGATAGCTGTCGAATACGGGATAAGATTTTTATAA